One Variibacter gotjawalensis genomic window, CGAACGTTGAACGCCACCGGAGCGCTCGGCACCGCCGGCGTCGTTACGGCGAAATGATCGGGCGAGCGCGCCGGCTTGCCGTCGACTTGCGTTTCGAACACGGCTTCGACCTTTCCGGTCGCGTCGATGCGAATGAGGTACGGACCGAATTCTTCGCCGATCCAAAATTTGTCGCCGATCGGCTGGAAGCTTTCCGGGTCGAAGTCCGAACCCGTCAGGTAGCGCTTGTCGGTGCCTTCGTTGGCAATGCGAAACGGAATTTTCTTGTCCGGATCGGACAGGAAGATCGTCGCGAGTTTCTCTAGCGTGCCGGTCTTCCAGTCGATTCGATAGCGGTTGAGATACAGCATCGAGTCGGGCGAGTTCGCCTTCGCGCCCATGCCGTTGTCGGTCAGAACCCAGAAGGTGCCGTCCGCCATCTTCTTGATACCGGAGTGGCCCTGCGCGGGCTGACCCGGCATCGGCACTTTCACGCCGGTCGGACGGCCATACGACAGCCCTTCGACGGAGCCGACAGCGTCGACACGCTTGCCGGTCGTGAACTTGCCGGGATTCTTGAGATCGGCCGGAGCATCGGCGGGCGCCTGAATATATGTCTCGGCCGGCAGCACCGCGTGGCCCGCGAGCGTTGCGTTGAATTGCTGTGCGTTAGCGGCACCGGCCAAAAGCGCCGTCAGCGAGACGGCGGTGAGTAGACGCGCGATCGACATGGAAGCTCCCCTTTGAGTTCCCGCGATCTACATCCCCGGTTGTGTAGCCTAGATGACAGTGGTTGTGGATAAATCGCCGCAGGGAGAGCCGCAGCGTCAGCCGCGCCCGCGATACGGCGCGACGCCTTGATCGGGCACCCACACCCCGGCCGGAAGCCGGCCGGCTTGCCAGAACACATCGATCGGGATGCCGCCGCGCGGATACCAATAGCCGCCGATGCGGAGCCAGCGTGGCTTGAGCAGCTTCTGCAGCTCTTTGCCGATGCCCACGGTGCAATCCTCATGGAAGCCGCCGTGGTTGCGGAAGCTCGCGAGATAAAGCTTCAGCGACTTCGACTCGACCAGCCATTTGCCCGGCACGTAATCGATCACAAGGTGCGCGAAATCCGGCTGTCCGGTGATCGGGCAGAGCGTCGTGAATTCCGGCGCCGTGAAGCGCGCAACGTAGTTCGTGTCCGGGTGCGGGTTCGGCACGCGGTCGAGTTGCGCCTGATCCGGCGAGGCGGGCAGGGCCGTCGGCTTGCCGAGCTGTAGTGGTCTCTTGCTCAAGTTGTTCTCCTAACGCGCAGATTTAGCGCATTTTAAAGCTTCGCGTCAGCCCTTTCCGCGGCGCGCGCGATCTTGTAGAAGCCGGGCAACATCATCCCGCCCAATATCCGGAGACCGCCATGACCGCCATCGTCGACATCGTCGGCCGTCAAATTCTCGACAGCCGCGGCAATCCCACCGTCGAAGTCGATGTCTGGCTGGAGGATGGCTCGCACGGCCGCGCGGCGGTGCCGTCCGGCGCCTCGACGGGCGCGCACGAAGCGGTCGAACTCCGCGACGGCAACAAGAAGAAATACGGCGGCAAGGGCGTGCAGAAGGCCGTCGATGCGGTCAACGGCGAGATCTTCGACGCGATCGGCGGCTTCGATGCCGAGCAGCAGGTGCAGATCGACGAGACGATGATCGCGCTCGACGGCACCAAGAACAAATCGCGCCTCGGCGCCAATGCGATCCTCGGCGTCTCGCTCGCGGTCGCCAAGGCTGCGGCCGACGCGAATGCCACGCCGCTCTATCGCTACGTCGGCGGCGTCTCAGCCCGCGTTCTCCCGGTGCCGATGATGAACATCGTCAACGGCGGCGCACACGCCGATAACCCGATCGACTTCCAGGAATTCATGATCATGCCGGTCGGCGCGAAGACCTTCGCGGACGCGCTGCGCATGGGCGCTGAAGTCTTCCACACGCTGAAGGCCGAGCTGAAGGCCAAGGGTCACAACACCAACGTCGGCGACGAGGGCGGCTTCGCGCCGAACCTGAAATCGGCCGACGATGCGCTCGGCTTCGTCATGAAGTCGATCGAGAAGGCCGGCTACAAGCCCGGCAAGGACATGGTGCTGGCGCTCGATTGCGCCGCGACCGAGTTCTTCAAGAAGGGCGTCTACGATTACGAAGGCGAGGGCAAGAAGCGTAAGCCCGAGCAGCAGGCGAAGTACCTTGCCGAGCTCGTCGGCCGCTATCCCATTGTCTCGATCGAAGACGGCATGTCGGAAGACGATTTCGAAGGCTGGAAGGCCGTCACCGATTTGATCGGCGACAAGTGCCAGCTCGTCGGCGACGACCTCTTCGTCACCAACGTCGAGCGTCTGTCGGACGGCATCAAGCGCGGCCTCGGCAACTCGATCCTGGTCAAGGTCAACCAGATCGGTTCGCTGACCGAGACGCTCGCCGCCGTCGATATGGCGCACCGCGCCGGTTACACCGCCGTTATGTCGCATCGTTCCGGCGAGACCGAGGACGCAACGATCGCCGACCTCGCGGTCGCCACCAACTGCGGACAGATCAAAACCGGCTCGCTCGCGCGTTCTGACCGGACCGCGAAATACAACCAGCTGTTGCGCATTGAAGAGCAGCTCGGCGAGCAGGCGCAATATGCGGGCCGCGCGGCGCTCAAAGCGCTTCGCTAAGCGCGCATCAATCTTGCGTTTTCGCGTGCACTGCCGCAAAACGATGGTCTAGGAATTCGGAACTCGCCATGACCACCTTGGACGCCGCTCGCCGCATGATGGTCGACGGGCAAATCCGCCCGAACGACGTGACGGACCGCCGTATCCTCGGCGCGTTCGAGCGCGTGCCGCGCGAGCGTTTCGTTCCGGCCGACCAGGCTGCGATCGCCTATCTCGATCGCAGCGTTCGCGTCGGGCAGGGCCGGTTCCTGCTGCAAGCCATGACGCTCGCAAAGATGCTCCAGGCCGTTGACATCGCTGAGGGTCAGAAGGTCCTCGATGTCGGCTGCGCGACCGGTTACTCGACCGCGATTCTCGCCGCGATGGGCGCAGACGTCTTCGGCCTCGAGGAAGACGAAGCGAGCGCCGCGGTTGCGACCCGGACGCTCCTCGATCTCGGCTCGGCCGCGACGGTGCGCCGCGGTCCGCTCGCCGAAGGCGCGCAGGCCGACGGTCCGTTCGACGTGATCGTCCTCAACGGTTCGGTCGAATTCGAGCCGAAGTCGTTGCTCGCGCAGCTGAAAGAGGGCGGTCGCCTGGTTTGCGTCGAACGCCGCGGCGGCTTATCGCGGGCGATGCTCTACGTGATGGCCGACGGCGATGCCGGTGCGCGTCCGCTGTTTGACGCGTCGGCGCCCGTGCTTCCGGGATTCGCTGCCGTTCCGCAGTTCGCGCTTTAGCGAAATCGATTCGAACCGACTGCTTTTGAGAGGCGCGGCATCATCCGCCGTGCCTCATTTTTGCTGCTGTGACGCGTCCGTTTGCCGCAAAACGAATCAATTTCGTTCGCCTGACCCGATCAATTCGCCGCGAGTGTTGCCGAAGGGAACCAGTGCCGAACGAACTGTGGCCAACGGGCACCCTAGGGGTTCTCTTGGTTGTCCCGCCCTGTATTCTGCAACGCAGTAATGGGGATGGCAGGATACGGGGCGCAGGCAGGGCGTGTTTCCGTTCCTTTGCATCGGAGTAGACGATGCCAAAGTTGAGTTGGAATGCACGCCGTGCTGCGGTCACGGCGCTGTGTTCTACAGTACTGATAGCGGCGCCTGTTTCGGCGAACGCTGAAACGTTGCCTTCTGCCTTGGCAGCGGCCTATCGCAACAAC contains:
- a CDS encoding esterase-like activity of phytase family protein; translation: MSIARLLTAVSLTALLAGAANAQQFNATLAGHAVLPAETYIQAPADAPADLKNPGKFTTGKRVDAVGSVEGLSYGRPTGVKVPMPGQPAQGHSGIKKMADGTFWVLTDNGMGAKANSPDSMLYLNRYRIDWKTGTLEKLATIFLSDPDKKIPFRIANEGTDKRYLTGSDFDPESFQPIGDKFWIGEEFGPYLIRIDATGKVEAVFETQVDGKPARSPDHFAVTTPAVPSAPVAFNVRRSKGYEGMAASPDGRFLYPLLEGPMWDADKKDWEKQDGKAYLRILEFDVKAEKWTGRHWKYVLEADGNAIGDFNMIDATTALIIERDDGEGTADKACPQGQQRPDCFHNLAKFKRVYKVEMTDANANGPVRKIGYIDLMQIKDPQERARKPLNGGVLTFPFFTIENVDVIDERHIIVGNDNNLPFSSSREPNKADDNEFVLLEVSEFLKAK
- the queF gene encoding preQ(1) synthase, with the protein product MSKRPLQLGKPTALPASPDQAQLDRVPNPHPDTNYVARFTAPEFTTLCPITGQPDFAHLVIDYVPGKWLVESKSLKLYLASFRNHGGFHEDCTVGIGKELQKLLKPRWLRIGGYWYPRGGIPIDVFWQAGRLPAGVWVPDQGVAPYRGRG
- the eno gene encoding phosphopyruvate hydratase, which gives rise to MTAIVDIVGRQILDSRGNPTVEVDVWLEDGSHGRAAVPSGASTGAHEAVELRDGNKKKYGGKGVQKAVDAVNGEIFDAIGGFDAEQQVQIDETMIALDGTKNKSRLGANAILGVSLAVAKAAADANATPLYRYVGGVSARVLPVPMMNIVNGGAHADNPIDFQEFMIMPVGAKTFADALRMGAEVFHTLKAELKAKGHNTNVGDEGGFAPNLKSADDALGFVMKSIEKAGYKPGKDMVLALDCAATEFFKKGVYDYEGEGKKRKPEQQAKYLAELVGRYPIVSIEDGMSEDDFEGWKAVTDLIGDKCQLVGDDLFVTNVERLSDGIKRGLGNSILVKVNQIGSLTETLAAVDMAHRAGYTAVMSHRSGETEDATIADLAVATNCGQIKTGSLARSDRTAKYNQLLRIEEQLGEQAQYAGRAALKALR
- a CDS encoding protein-L-isoaspartate O-methyltransferase family protein; protein product: MTTLDAARRMMVDGQIRPNDVTDRRILGAFERVPRERFVPADQAAIAYLDRSVRVGQGRFLLQAMTLAKMLQAVDIAEGQKVLDVGCATGYSTAILAAMGADVFGLEEDEASAAVATRTLLDLGSAATVRRGPLAEGAQADGPFDVIVLNGSVEFEPKSLLAQLKEGGRLVCVERRGGLSRAMLYVMADGDAGARPLFDASAPVLPGFAAVPQFAL